The following are encoded together in the Kribbella voronezhensis genome:
- a CDS encoding fatty acyl-AMP ligase, with protein sequence MQHDNLFGSTREYAQTIGDQNAIVFLPDGPGSAVRTELSYAGLDLRSRRLASWLQEHRTAGDRVLLLYPPGAAFVTAFFGCLYAGMIPVPAPLPAGDGKGKVDRLRTIVNAAGCSVLFTDHANLADLQEQLAELIDNDILCAATDADDLGDADSWREPVIRPETLALLQFTSGSTSEPRGVMVSHGSLWHNLGLIKQTFGLPTGAKVASWLPHYHDMGLIGGSLSSIFLGGTLSLMSPMSFLRDPYRWLDLIDSEGIDISPAPNFAYDLCVRRIKPAQVEQLDLSRWRHALNGAEPVDPATLKRFELHFAAAGLKPETIRPCYGMAEVGLLVTGTDENRRPKPVRVDAADIERRRFTPTDDLAAGRELISSGPVPTGFDLRIVDPDSRTPLEDGRIGEIWLAGPSVALGYWGKPDESAAVFDAYTSDDEGPYLRTGDLGVCHDGDLYITGRIKELIIVNGRNIYPQDLERRLGLLHPALAEGASAAFGVPGDGAERIIVVQEIRTAGAAAPTELQQLADLVKSELSAYAGSPVANVCFVKRGGVLRTTSGKVRRTSMRELFVTDGLQPHFEDLEPSIKKLHRATKPLEALAGAGV encoded by the coding sequence ATGCAGCACGACAACCTCTTCGGCTCGACCCGCGAGTACGCGCAGACCATCGGCGATCAGAACGCGATCGTCTTCCTGCCGGACGGCCCGGGATCGGCGGTACGGACCGAGCTCAGCTACGCCGGGCTCGACCTGCGGTCCCGGCGACTGGCCTCCTGGCTGCAGGAGCATCGCACCGCGGGCGACCGGGTGCTGCTCCTCTATCCGCCCGGCGCCGCCTTCGTGACGGCCTTCTTCGGTTGCCTCTACGCCGGGATGATCCCGGTGCCCGCACCGCTGCCCGCCGGTGACGGCAAGGGCAAGGTCGACCGGCTCCGTACGATCGTCAACGCGGCCGGCTGCTCGGTGCTCTTCACCGACCACGCCAACCTGGCCGACCTGCAGGAGCAGCTCGCCGAACTGATCGACAACGACATCCTCTGCGCCGCCACCGACGCCGACGACCTCGGCGATGCCGACAGCTGGCGCGAACCGGTGATCCGCCCGGAAACCCTTGCACTGCTGCAGTTCACGTCGGGCTCGACCAGCGAGCCGCGCGGCGTGATGGTGTCGCACGGGAGTCTGTGGCACAACCTCGGCCTGATCAAGCAGACCTTCGGGCTGCCGACCGGCGCCAAGGTCGCGTCCTGGCTGCCGCACTACCACGACATGGGCCTGATCGGCGGATCGCTGTCCTCGATCTTCCTCGGCGGCACGCTGTCGCTGATGTCGCCGATGAGCTTCCTGCGCGATCCGTACCGCTGGCTCGACCTGATCGACTCCGAGGGCATCGACATCAGCCCCGCGCCGAACTTCGCCTACGACCTGTGCGTACGCCGGATCAAGCCGGCCCAGGTCGAGCAGCTGGACCTCAGTCGCTGGCGGCACGCCCTCAACGGAGCCGAGCCGGTCGACCCCGCCACCTTGAAGCGCTTCGAGCTGCACTTCGCGGCAGCCGGCCTGAAGCCGGAGACCATCCGGCCCTGTTACGGCATGGCCGAGGTCGGGCTGCTGGTCACCGGCACCGACGAGAACCGGCGGCCGAAGCCGGTCCGGGTCGACGCCGCCGACATCGAGCGTCGCCGGTTCACTCCGACCGACGACCTGGCCGCGGGCCGCGAGCTGATCAGCAGCGGCCCGGTGCCGACCGGATTCGACCTGCGGATCGTCGACCCGGACTCCCGGACGCCGTTGGAGGACGGCCGGATCGGCGAGATCTGGCTGGCCGGCCCGAGTGTTGCCCTCGGCTACTGGGGCAAGCCGGACGAGAGCGCGGCCGTCTTCGACGCCTACACCAGCGACGACGAAGGCCCCTATCTGCGCACCGGTGACCTCGGCGTCTGCCACGACGGCGATCTCTACATCACCGGCCGGATCAAGGAGCTCATCATCGTCAACGGCCGCAACATCTACCCGCAGGACCTCGAGCGCAGACTCGGTCTGCTGCACCCGGCCCTGGCCGAGGGGGCCAGCGCCGCGTTCGGCGTACCGGGTGACGGGGCCGAGCGGATCATCGTCGTGCAGGAGATCCGGACCGCCGGAGCCGCCGCGCCGACCGAGTTGCAGCAGCTCGCCGACCTGGTGAAGTCCGAGCTCTCGGCGTACGCCGGCAGTCCGGTAGCCAACGTCTGTTTCGTCAAGCGGGGCGGCGTTCTGCGCACCACCAGCGGCAAGGTCCGCCGGACCAGCATGCGCGAGCTGTTCGTCACCGACGGACTGCAGCCGCACTTCGAGGACCTCGAGCCGTCGATCAAGAAGTTGCATCGGGCAACGAAACCGCTGGAGGCACTCGCCGGGGCCGGAGTCTGA
- the sbnB gene encoding 2,3-diaminopropionate biosynthesis protein SbnB — MIILGHSDVHEILSGHEQQTLDVVAAAYRLHDEGRSAVPHSVFLRFPGDNRNRIIGLPAFAGGDRPVAGMKWIASFPGNVEKGLQRASAAILLNSLQNGHPEALIEGSQISARRTAASAAVAAQQLTAGDPPTGVTLIGTGVINLEVFRFLTVALPSIEEITVFDTDAERAASFAGKCQEIKPVKASQADTIDDALAAQKLISFATTAIEPHTGLDACQPGTVVLHLSLRDLYADAIVAARNIVDDADHVCREGTSLYLAEQQTGGRAFIDAPIGALLRGTATLDRDPDELVVYSPFGLGVLDMALADYVRTEAERCGLGATFENFIPA, encoded by the coding sequence ATGATCATCCTCGGTCATTCGGACGTCCACGAGATCTTGTCCGGTCACGAGCAGCAGACCCTCGACGTGGTCGCCGCGGCGTACCGGCTGCACGACGAGGGGCGGTCCGCCGTACCGCACTCGGTCTTCCTGCGCTTCCCCGGCGACAACCGCAACCGGATCATCGGGCTGCCCGCCTTCGCCGGCGGCGACCGGCCGGTCGCCGGGATGAAGTGGATCGCGTCCTTCCCGGGCAACGTCGAGAAGGGCCTGCAGCGCGCCAGTGCCGCGATCTTGCTGAACTCGCTGCAGAACGGCCATCCGGAGGCACTGATCGAGGGCTCCCAGATCTCCGCCCGCCGGACCGCCGCCAGCGCGGCCGTCGCGGCGCAGCAGTTGACCGCGGGTGATCCGCCGACCGGGGTCACGCTGATCGGGACCGGTGTCATCAACCTGGAAGTGTTCCGCTTCCTCACCGTGGCGCTGCCCTCGATCGAGGAGATCACCGTCTTCGACACCGACGCCGAGCGAGCCGCGAGCTTCGCCGGGAAGTGCCAGGAGATCAAGCCCGTCAAGGCCTCCCAGGCGGACACGATCGACGATGCACTGGCAGCGCAGAAGCTGATCTCCTTCGCCACCACGGCCATCGAGCCGCACACCGGCCTGGACGCGTGCCAACCAGGCACCGTCGTACTGCACCTGTCGCTGCGTGACCTGTACGCCGACGCGATCGTTGCCGCGCGCAACATTGTCGACGACGCCGACCATGTCTGCCGGGAAGGCACTTCGCTCTACCTGGCCGAGCAGCAGACCGGCGGCCGCGCCTTCATCGACGCGCCCATCGGCGCCCTGCTCCGCGGTACGGCGACCCTCGACCGCGACCCGGACGAGCTCGTCGTCTACTCGCCGTTCGGTCTCGGCGTGCTGGACATGGCGCTGGCCGACTACGTCCGGACCGAGGCGGAACGCTGCGGGCTCGGCGCCACCTTCGAGAACTTCATTCCTGCCTGA
- a CDS encoding MbtH family protein: MPEATDDRSYRVVRNDEEQYSLVLADRPLPKGWRPAGFEGDRTACLAHIGATWTDLRPVSLRRRLATTA, encoded by the coding sequence ATGCCTGAAGCAACTGATGACCGCTCCTACCGGGTGGTCCGCAACGACGAGGAGCAGTACTCGCTCGTGCTCGCCGATCGCCCGCTGCCGAAGGGCTGGCGACCGGCCGGCTTCGAGGGCGACCGGACCGCCTGCCTGGCGCACATCGGTGCGACCTGGACCGACCTGCGTCCGGTGAGCCTGCGCCGCCGGCTCGCCACCACCGCCTGA
- a CDS encoding acyl carrier protein, with protein sequence MSQLDETPVLNRVVTAGEVTDFLRGRVARMIGVTPDEVDAAAPLASIGVDSVHAMELVAELEEWLGTHVPDHLAWSYPTIALISEQLASAESLA encoded by the coding sequence ATGTCACAGCTAGATGAGACCCCGGTGCTGAACCGGGTGGTCACCGCCGGCGAGGTCACCGACTTCCTCCGCGGCCGGGTGGCGCGGATGATCGGCGTGACGCCGGACGAGGTGGACGCGGCCGCGCCGCTGGCCTCGATCGGTGTCGACTCGGTGCACGCGATGGAACTGGTCGCCGAGCTCGAGGAATGGCTGGGGACGCACGTACCGGACCACCTGGCCTGGTCCTACCCGACCATCGCGCTGATCTCCGAGCAGCTGGCGAGCGCCGAGAGCCTCGCCTGA
- a CDS encoding acyl-CoA dehydrogenase family protein — protein sequence MSTATHPEVRAGRSSVHETVEDFEEFLGDPRDPGSRITFAEQMEYDEREEKAVPAFDALAEWGYPLHYVPAAEGGRFHDMERMFGLIRSLARRDMTPALSSGATFLGAMPVWGWGDAAQRARVAELIKAGAFGAFGLSEADHGCDVVAGEVLAEGGDEAGYLLTGTKWPIGNGIRSTFATIFARTGPAGPRGFSAFLVDKEKLDPLHWATEPRVKTLGLRGADVSGITLEDCPVPADAVIGSRGRGMEEAIKTLQISRTLVTAMSMGVADTGLRTTLDHIRSRRLYGRTVHEIQVIREQVLAAYVDLLVAECTTAATARAISVMPERLSLWSSVTKYLVPGLIDEVLGSLGSVLAARHFMREGVNDGIFQKMLRDNRIVSIFEGTSHVHQHVVASQLPSLLLRPEYDLNTEALLQDLYDHEYEPAEWDLRFDRFKLTNGGLDEITQSLPDVVAAIPAEYATLKQVAAEVLAVQEKLQQGIRQLVKQGNDLHSNARGFTLARQHCLVHAAAACLHTWNANAGRGGFVGRPEWVVLALQRILTRLIPDQQLDPDSLVVVEAEMLSSWEDERLFSLVPLRLGGTGTD from the coding sequence ATGTCCACCGCGACCCACCCGGAGGTGAGAGCGGGCCGCAGTTCGGTGCACGAGACTGTCGAGGACTTCGAGGAGTTCCTCGGCGACCCGCGCGACCCGGGCTCGCGGATCACCTTCGCGGAGCAGATGGAGTACGACGAACGCGAGGAGAAGGCCGTCCCCGCTTTCGACGCGCTGGCGGAGTGGGGTTATCCGCTGCACTACGTGCCCGCCGCCGAGGGTGGCCGGTTCCACGACATGGAGCGGATGTTCGGGTTGATCCGGTCGCTGGCACGCCGCGACATGACCCCCGCGCTCAGCTCCGGCGCGACCTTCCTCGGCGCGATGCCGGTCTGGGGCTGGGGTGACGCCGCCCAGCGCGCCCGGGTCGCCGAACTGATCAAGGCCGGTGCGTTCGGTGCGTTCGGGTTGTCCGAGGCCGATCACGGCTGCGACGTCGTGGCCGGCGAGGTGCTCGCCGAGGGCGGCGACGAAGCCGGCTACCTGCTGACCGGCACGAAATGGCCGATCGGCAACGGCATCCGCAGTACGTTCGCCACCATCTTCGCCCGCACCGGCCCCGCCGGGCCGCGCGGCTTCTCCGCCTTCCTGGTGGACAAGGAGAAACTCGACCCGTTGCACTGGGCAACCGAACCGCGGGTGAAGACGCTCGGCCTGCGTGGCGCGGACGTCTCCGGGATCACCTTGGAGGACTGCCCCGTCCCGGCCGACGCGGTGATCGGCAGCCGTGGCCGCGGGATGGAAGAAGCGATCAAGACCCTGCAGATCAGCCGGACCCTGGTCACGGCGATGTCGATGGGCGTCGCGGACACCGGCCTGCGGACCACGCTCGACCACATCCGCAGCCGCCGCCTCTACGGCCGGACCGTGCACGAGATCCAGGTGATCCGCGAGCAGGTCCTGGCGGCGTACGTCGATCTGCTGGTCGCCGAATGCACCACGGCCGCCACGGCACGGGCCATCTCGGTGATGCCGGAGCGGCTCAGTCTGTGGTCCTCGGTCACGAAGTACCTGGTCCCCGGCCTGATCGACGAGGTGCTCGGCAGTCTCGGTTCGGTGCTCGCGGCACGGCATTTCATGCGCGAGGGCGTGAACGACGGCATCTTCCAGAAGATGCTGCGGGACAACCGCATCGTCAGCATCTTCGAGGGAACCAGTCATGTCCATCAGCACGTGGTGGCCAGTCAACTGCCTTCGCTGTTGCTGCGGCCGGAGTACGACCTGAACACCGAGGCGCTGCTGCAGGATCTCTACGACCACGAGTACGAACCGGCCGAGTGGGATCTGCGGTTCGACCGGTTCAAGCTGACCAACGGCGGCCTCGACGAGATCACCCAGAGCCTGCCGGACGTCGTCGCGGCGATCCCCGCAGAGTACGCGACGTTGAAGCAGGTCGCGGCAGAAGTCCTTGCTGTGCAGGAGAAACTGCAGCAGGGCATCCGGCAGTTGGTGAAGCAGGGCAACGACCTGCACTCGAATGCCCGCGGCTTCACGCTGGCGCGACAGCACTGCCTGGTGCATGCGGCGGCGGCTTGTCTGCACACCTGGAACGCCAACGCCGGTCGCGGCGGCTTCGTCGGCCGGCCGGAATGGGTCGTGCTGGCGCTGCAGCGGATCCTCACCCGGCTGATCCCCGACCAGCAACTCGATCCGGACAGCCTCGTCGTCGTCGAGGCCGAGATGCTCAGCAGCTGGGAGGACGAGCGGTTGTTCTCGCTGGTCCCGCTCCGGCTCGGCGGTACCGGAACCGACTGA
- a CDS encoding non-ribosomal peptide synthetase — protein MSVQTTENPLIAAFTGIPALVAQQAASSPAATAVVEGERELSYAELDQRAGRLAHLLLEEGAGPEAVVGIALERGIDLVVALLAVWRTGAGFVTIDPAYPAARMRWLLNDTGAEVVLAEHHLTEAIESTGARVILPSRLVTAIAVRPIEPARTLDPDGLAYVMYTSGSTGQPKGVAVTHAGIGNRVRWAVDAQSLTSTDRILQKTRITFDAMVWEFFGPLVSGGTVVLAPAGSESDPKALLEAVTRERITVLQVVPSVLRLLVDEAGWDATGSLRLVSCAGEPLHAELAQRLLKCTDVELWNTYGPTECSIDVTAFRFDPEQKTGPVPIGRPIKGMRVLVLDPVSGSPAAVGAVGELYAGGVGVARGYLNRPDLTADRFVPDPYGKDGWRLYRTGDLVRWREDGNLEYVGRTDDQVKINGVRLEPGEIEAALTAHHNVAGAVVTAKAKADGSTQLIGYVKAVNTDGLRNHLLDRLPETHVPSVFVAVDEFPLTPNGKVDKNALPDPFSRAGREYVAPRTTAEQLVADVWRQLLGVEQISVHDSFFELGGTSLTLTRLANQLRSTAGGEIQLRGLLRATTVEAQAKLISAVMDDGSRLTAVPRTGALPLSASQRRLWFMEQLETGSSEWVAPTFLRVPADTPFVAVQKAVDALVARHETLRTRYQVVDGEPTQVIEAPAPVDLRVLDIESDELAAVLTEEFSTGFDLVNGPVLRALLTRSPREHLLTLAIHHIATDGWSASVLARDFAALLEGKTLEPLEFQYADYAAWQHRTLTEEVVAQELDHWRATLDGVVPLDLPTDHSRPLTRDPHGAMVTFTIPAELATALDALGRKHGCTPFSTLLTAYATVLARFSGTWDVTVGAPVAGRDLGQLESLVGFFLNTVVLRCKLAADLTFDASLELVRAACEDAFAHAGLPFDRLVDELAPDRDLSRTPLYQAAFDFHGEGFSGAEGDEADLATVEASLQVAKTDLTLNMRKLADGSLLGAMEYATALFDRRTIERITEAFVQLLESFAAAPTTALGAVDLLSAADRHQLIVGWNETAVEVPALTTAQRFEAQAAQTPDAIAVTSETGGKSYKCLDRNANRVAHHLAARGVEPGDVVAVLLDRGPLLLASMLGAWKAGAAYLPIDPSTPADRIAYLQEDAAVHTTITQARYVDVAGSNVVLVDQDADLIAARSSEPLEIEADLDSAAYVIYTSGSTGKPKGVEVPHRGLVNHLDWAARELAGAGTGGAPVFSSVAFDLGVPNLWAPLLAGQTVHMMPADLDLGDLGKAMTEHAPYSFVKLTPSHLEILSAQLTAEQAQGLAEVLVVAGEPFTRRALEAWRALAPDVRVINEYGPTEASVGTSIYPVPADDKSDVLPIGLPLPNMAMYVLDSDQQPVPVGVVGELYVGGVGVATGYVNRPELTAERFLESPYGRLYRTGDLVRRRPDGNVEFLGRTDHQVKIRGYRIEPEEIQIVLAAHAEVTDVLVIAREDKPGDLRLVAYYVGTAAEDDLAAHAARSLPDYLVPTAFVALDKLPLNANGKVDRAALPIPEDTATGELELPGTVVEERIAEIWAELLDREVGIRENFFRSGGNSILAIRLIAKLQNAFEIDLPVRAVFEGPTVAELATAVEDRIRAEIEALSDTEVLASTSEEN, from the coding sequence ATGAGTGTGCAGACCACCGAGAACCCTTTGATCGCCGCATTCACCGGCATCCCCGCCCTGGTGGCCCAGCAGGCGGCGAGTTCGCCGGCCGCGACGGCCGTCGTCGAGGGGGAGCGTGAACTCAGCTACGCCGAGCTCGACCAGCGGGCCGGCCGGCTCGCCCACCTGCTGCTGGAGGAAGGCGCCGGCCCGGAAGCCGTGGTCGGAATCGCACTGGAGCGCGGCATCGACCTGGTGGTCGCACTGCTCGCGGTCTGGCGTACCGGAGCCGGCTTCGTGACCATCGACCCGGCCTACCCGGCGGCCCGGATGCGGTGGCTGCTGAACGACACCGGCGCCGAGGTGGTGCTGGCCGAGCACCACCTCACCGAGGCGATCGAAAGCACCGGCGCGCGGGTGATCTTGCCGTCCCGGCTGGTCACCGCGATCGCGGTTCGGCCGATCGAGCCCGCCCGGACGCTGGATCCGGACGGGCTCGCGTACGTGATGTACACCTCCGGATCGACCGGTCAGCCCAAGGGTGTCGCGGTCACGCACGCCGGGATCGGGAACCGGGTTCGCTGGGCCGTCGACGCGCAGTCGCTGACCTCGACCGACCGGATCCTGCAGAAGACCCGGATCACTTTTGACGCCATGGTCTGGGAGTTCTTCGGCCCGCTCGTCAGCGGCGGCACGGTCGTTCTGGCACCGGCCGGTTCCGAGAGCGACCCCAAGGCGCTGCTGGAGGCCGTCACCCGGGAGCGGATCACGGTGCTCCAGGTGGTGCCGTCCGTACTGCGGTTGCTGGTGGACGAGGCCGGTTGGGATGCGACCGGTTCGCTGCGACTCGTGTCCTGCGCGGGCGAACCGTTGCATGCCGAACTGGCACAGCGGTTGCTGAAGTGCACCGACGTCGAACTGTGGAACACTTACGGCCCGACCGAGTGCTCGATCGACGTGACCGCCTTCCGCTTCGACCCGGAGCAGAAGACCGGCCCGGTGCCGATCGGCCGCCCGATCAAGGGAATGCGGGTCCTGGTCCTCGACCCGGTCAGCGGTTCACCCGCTGCCGTCGGTGCCGTCGGTGAGCTGTACGCCGGTGGCGTCGGCGTGGCCCGCGGCTATCTGAACCGCCCCGACCTGACCGCTGACCGGTTCGTGCCGGACCCGTACGGCAAGGACGGCTGGCGTCTCTACCGCACCGGCGACCTGGTTCGCTGGCGCGAGGACGGCAACCTGGAGTACGTCGGCCGGACCGACGACCAGGTCAAGATCAACGGCGTCCGGCTGGAGCCGGGTGAGATCGAGGCCGCCCTGACGGCCCACCACAACGTCGCCGGCGCTGTGGTCACCGCGAAGGCCAAGGCGGACGGCAGTACCCAGCTGATCGGCTATGTGAAGGCGGTCAACACCGACGGTCTGCGCAACCACCTGCTGGACCGGCTCCCCGAGACCCATGTGCCGAGCGTCTTCGTGGCCGTGGACGAGTTCCCGCTGACGCCCAACGGCAAGGTCGACAAGAACGCGCTGCCTGACCCGTTCAGCCGCGCCGGCCGCGAGTACGTCGCCCCGCGGACGACGGCCGAGCAGTTGGTCGCGGACGTTTGGCGGCAGTTGCTCGGTGTCGAGCAGATCAGCGTCCACGACAGCTTCTTCGAACTCGGCGGCACTTCGCTGACCCTGACCCGGCTGGCCAACCAGCTCCGGTCGACCGCCGGCGGCGAGATCCAGCTCCGAGGGTTGCTCCGGGCAACGACTGTCGAAGCCCAGGCGAAGCTGATCTCCGCAGTGATGGACGACGGCAGCCGGCTCACCGCCGTACCGCGGACCGGTGCGTTGCCGCTGTCGGCGAGCCAGCGTCGCCTGTGGTTCATGGAGCAGTTGGAGACCGGGAGCAGCGAGTGGGTCGCCCCCACGTTCCTGCGAGTCCCCGCGGACACTCCCTTCGTCGCTGTGCAGAAGGCCGTGGACGCATTGGTCGCGCGGCACGAGACCCTCCGCACCCGCTATCAGGTGGTCGACGGCGAGCCCACCCAGGTCATCGAGGCGCCGGCCCCCGTCGACCTTCGGGTCCTGGACATCGAGTCCGACGAGCTGGCGGCGGTCCTCACAGAGGAGTTCAGCACCGGCTTCGACCTGGTCAACGGTCCCGTACTCCGGGCGCTGCTGACCCGGTCGCCCCGCGAACACCTGCTCACGCTCGCGATCCACCACATCGCCACCGACGGCTGGTCCGCCTCTGTGCTCGCCCGCGACTTCGCCGCGCTGCTGGAAGGCAAGACCCTCGAGCCGCTGGAGTTCCAGTACGCCGACTACGCCGCTTGGCAGCATCGCACCCTGACCGAAGAGGTGGTCGCGCAAGAGCTCGACCACTGGCGCGCCACCCTCGACGGAGTCGTCCCGCTCGACCTGCCGACCGACCACAGCCGGCCGCTGACCCGCGACCCGCACGGCGCGATGGTCACCTTTACGATCCCTGCCGAACTGGCGACCGCCCTCGACGCGCTCGGCCGCAAGCACGGCTGTACTCCGTTCAGCACCCTGCTGACCGCGTACGCCACCGTGCTCGCGCGCTTCAGCGGGACCTGGGACGTGACCGTCGGCGCGCCGGTCGCCGGTCGCGACCTCGGTCAGCTGGAAAGCCTGGTCGGCTTCTTCCTGAACACGGTCGTACTGCGCTGCAAGCTGGCCGCCGACCTGACCTTCGACGCCTCGCTGGAACTTGTCCGGGCCGCTTGTGAGGACGCGTTCGCCCACGCGGGCCTGCCCTTCGACCGGCTTGTCGACGAACTGGCCCCGGACCGCGACCTGTCCCGTACGCCGCTCTACCAGGCAGCGTTCGACTTCCATGGCGAAGGCTTCTCCGGTGCCGAGGGCGACGAGGCGGACCTCGCCACGGTCGAGGCTTCGCTGCAGGTGGCGAAGACCGACCTGACCCTGAACATGCGCAAGCTGGCGGACGGATCGTTGCTCGGCGCAATGGAATACGCGACGGCGCTGTTCGACCGCCGCACGATCGAGCGGATCACCGAGGCCTTCGTGCAGCTGCTCGAAAGCTTCGCCGCCGCACCGACCACCGCCCTCGGCGCGGTCGACCTGCTGTCAGCGGCTGATCGTCACCAGCTCATCGTCGGTTGGAACGAGACCGCTGTCGAGGTTCCCGCGCTGACCACCGCGCAGCGCTTCGAGGCTCAAGCAGCCCAGACGCCGGACGCGATCGCGGTCACCAGCGAGACGGGCGGCAAGTCGTACAAGTGCCTGGACCGGAACGCCAACCGGGTCGCGCACCACCTCGCCGCTCGTGGCGTCGAGCCGGGTGATGTCGTAGCCGTTCTGCTCGATCGTGGACCGTTGCTGCTGGCCTCGATGTTGGGTGCATGGAAGGCGGGCGCGGCTTACCTGCCGATCGACCCGTCCACTCCGGCGGACCGGATCGCTTACCTGCAAGAGGATGCGGCCGTTCACACGACGATCACGCAAGCTCGGTACGTCGACGTCGCCGGGAGCAACGTAGTACTGGTTGACCAGGACGCGGACCTGATCGCGGCCCGGTCGAGTGAGCCGCTGGAGATCGAGGCCGACCTGGACTCCGCGGCGTACGTCATCTACACATCCGGATCGACCGGCAAGCCGAAGGGTGTGGAGGTTCCGCACCGAGGTCTCGTGAACCACCTGGACTGGGCGGCGCGAGAGCTGGCCGGTGCTGGAACGGGTGGTGCTCCGGTGTTCTCGTCGGTCGCCTTCGACCTCGGCGTACCGAACCTCTGGGCGCCGCTGCTGGCCGGGCAGACCGTGCACATGATGCCGGCCGACCTCGACCTGGGCGACCTCGGCAAGGCGATGACCGAGCACGCGCCGTACAGCTTCGTGAAGCTGACGCCGTCGCACCTGGAGATCCTGTCGGCACAGCTGACGGCGGAGCAGGCGCAGGGGCTGGCCGAGGTGCTGGTGGTGGCCGGTGAGCCGTTCACCCGTCGCGCGCTGGAGGCCTGGCGGGCCTTGGCACCGGATGTCCGGGTGATCAACGAGTACGGACCGACCGAAGCGTCTGTCGGTACGTCGATCTATCCGGTGCCGGCGGACGACAAGTCCGATGTCCTGCCGATCGGGTTGCCGCTGCCGAACATGGCGATGTACGTCCTTGATTCCGACCAGCAGCCAGTGCCCGTCGGCGTCGTAGGAGAGCTTTACGTCGGCGGTGTTGGTGTGGCCACCGGCTACGTCAACCGCCCGGAGCTGACCGCCGAGCGGTTCCTGGAGAGCCCGTACGGCCGGCTCTATCGCACCGGCGACCTGGTACGACGCCGGCCCGACGGCAACGTCGAGTTCCTGGGCCGGACCGACCACCAGGTGAAGATCCGCGGCTACCGGATCGAACCCGAGGAGATCCAAATCGTCCTGGCCGCGCATGCCGAGGTCACCGATGTCCTGGTGATCGCCCGGGAGGACAAGCCCGGCGACCTGCGACTCGTCGCGTACTACGTGGGCACGGCCGCCGAGGACGACCTGGCTGCCCACGCGGCCCGTTCGCTGCCGGACTACCTCGTGCCGACCGCTTTCGTTGCGCTCGACAAACTGCCGCTGAACGCGAACGGCAAGGTAGACCGCGCCGCCCTGCCGATCCCGGAGGACACCGCGACCGGCGAGCTGGAACTGCCGGGCACCGTCGTCGAAGAACGGATCGCCGAGATCTGGGCGGAACTGCTGGACCGCGAGGTCGGCATCCGCGAGAACTTCTTCCGCAGCGGTGGCAACTCGATCCTCGCCATCCGGTTGATCGCCAAGCTCCAGAACGCGTTCGAGATCGACCTGCCGGTCCGGGCCGTCTTCGAAGGGCCCACCGTCGCCGAACTGGCGACGGCCGTCGAGGACCGGATCCGGGCCGAGATCGAGGCCCTGTCCGACACCGAAGTACTCGCATCAACTTCTGAGGAGAACTAG
- the sbnA gene encoding 2,3-diaminopropionate biosynthesis protein SbnA: MTRKVVPSILDSIGDTPLVELGNLIPGFGSRVFAKMERFNPSGSIKDRTAYSMIRAALQSGELVPGRSVVVESSSGNLAIGLAQICRYFGLRFVCVVDRNTTERNLAILDAFKVEVEVVTEPDPAGGLLAARLRRVRELAATVPNAYWPNQYANPMNPRAHHETMREIEEALAGKVDYLFASVSTFGTLRGCADHIRRAGLPTTVVGVDAVGSVIFGQPAAARLLPGHGASVRPPLADNSMVDEVVHISDLEAVVSCRRLLMTEAILGGGSSGATVAALEKVSDRVPSGSNCVLIFPDGGDRYVDTVYSDTWVRRNFGEVSHLWKEPFEMSVPA, from the coding sequence ATGACGCGAAAAGTTGTGCCGAGCATTCTCGACAGCATCGGTGACACGCCTCTGGTGGAGCTGGGGAACCTGATCCCCGGTTTCGGCTCCCGCGTTTTCGCGAAGATGGAACGGTTCAACCCCAGCGGCAGCATCAAGGACCGGACGGCGTACAGCATGATCCGGGCCGCGCTGCAGTCGGGTGAGCTGGTGCCGGGGCGGTCGGTGGTGGTGGAGTCGAGTTCGGGCAACCTCGCCATCGGTCTGGCCCAGATCTGCCGGTACTTCGGGCTGCGCTTCGTCTGCGTGGTCGACCGGAACACGACGGAGCGCAATCTCGCGATCCTGGACGCGTTCAAGGTCGAGGTGGAGGTGGTCACCGAGCCCGATCCGGCCGGCGGCCTGCTCGCCGCCCGGCTGCGGCGGGTCCGCGAGCTGGCCGCGACCGTCCCGAACGCGTACTGGCCGAACCAGTACGCCAACCCGATGAATCCCCGCGCGCACCACGAGACGATGCGCGAGATCGAGGAGGCGCTGGCCGGCAAGGTCGACTACCTGTTCGCCTCGGTGAGCACCTTCGGCACGCTGCGCGGCTGTGCCGACCACATCCGCCGGGCCGGTCTGCCGACCACGGTGGTCGGCGTCGACGCGGTGGGCAGCGTGATCTTCGGCCAGCCGGCCGCGGCGCGGCTGCTGCCCGGCCATGGTGCCTCGGTCCGGCCGCCGCTGGCCGACAACTCGATGGTCGACGAGGTGGTGCACATCTCCGACCTGGAGGCCGTCGTCTCCTGCCGCCGGCTGCTGATGACCGAGGCGATCCTCGGCGGCGGCTCGTCGGGGGCGACCGTGGCCGCGCTGGAGAAGGTCTCCGACCGGGTCCCGTCCGGGTCGAACTGCGTGCTGATCTTCCCCGACGGCGGCGACCGCTACGTCGACACCGTCTACTCCGACACCTGGGTCCGCCGGAACTTCGGCGAGGTCTCCCATCTTTGGAAGGAACCTTTTGAGATGAGCGTTCCCGCATGA